One window of the Marinilactibacillus sp. Marseille-P9653 genome contains the following:
- a CDS encoding cyclodeaminase/cyclohydrolase family protein produces the protein MTEQSISDYLNQLQSENGLPGGGSATALVGAMSAALVHMVSEIQKDKKSLKDSRQEVLTILEEAEEVREHFEKLKDQDAIAFEPVSKAYKLPKDTEEQKSSRQRAIEEGLHGAVQPPLSMMKTTLKLIELYERLARIPIKGSIVNDIAVGVLFARTTLQSSHLNVLVNTNFMKDEQTKKELEGLGNTYLVQGEEKADQLYADSKYYLMHKKWPSMDVRGVQ, from the coding sequence ATGACTGAACAGTCAATATCTGATTACTTGAATCAGCTGCAGTCGGAAAACGGCTTGCCTGGAGGGGGGAGTGCTACTGCGCTAGTAGGTGCAATGAGTGCCGCGCTCGTCCACATGGTCTCAGAAATTCAAAAAGATAAAAAATCTCTGAAGGACTCAAGACAGGAAGTTCTGACCATTCTTGAAGAGGCTGAAGAAGTTAGAGAACACTTTGAAAAACTCAAAGACCAGGATGCTATTGCTTTTGAGCCTGTTTCTAAAGCATATAAGCTGCCCAAAGATACGGAAGAACAAAAAAGTAGTCGTCAGAGAGCAATCGAAGAAGGGCTTCATGGTGCTGTACAGCCGCCTTTAAGCATGATGAAAACAACATTGAAACTGATTGAGTTATATGAGCGGCTCGCTCGCATACCGATCAAAGGATCTATTGTAAATGATATTGCTGTAGGTGTATTGTTTGCCAGAACCACACTGCAATCTTCTCACTTGAATGTCCTTGTAAATACAAACTTTATGAAAGATGAACAAACAAAAAAAGAGCTAGAAGGATTAGGGAACACCTACCTTGTCCAGGGTGAAGAAAAAGCAGACCAGTTATATGCAGATTCAAAATACTATTTGATGCACAAAAAGTGGCCATCAATGGATGTAAGAGGAGTGCAGTAA
- a CDS encoding bifunctional 5,10-methylenetetrahydrofolate dehydrogenase/5,10-methenyltetrahydrofolate cyclohydrolase, translated as MVNVLKGKPVAEKISQQAKLVVDELKSVDCQPTLAIVRIGEEASSISYETAAIKTMNQVGIEVSSVIFSEETSPDKILSTLDDLNEDREIHGILVMQPLPEGLSRNDIALRIDPEKDIDGLTPSNLGKLVENDRTGLWPSTPKAVMELLDYYDIDLVGADVCVIGSSPVVGKPLAILLLNEEATVANCHVKTKNLKNYTQQADIVISATGVAHLITPEHIKEGAVVIDVGYGHVDGKPCGDVQYDEVKDKAIAITPVPGGIGTITTAILAEQVVKAAWSLQVEHKH; from the coding sequence ATGGTAAACGTATTAAAAGGAAAGCCAGTAGCAGAAAAAATCAGCCAACAAGCTAAACTTGTTGTAGATGAATTGAAATCAGTTGATTGTCAGCCCACACTAGCGATTGTCAGGATTGGAGAAGAAGCTTCTTCCATCTCTTATGAAACGGCCGCAATCAAAACCATGAATCAGGTCGGGATTGAAGTCTCATCTGTTATTTTTTCAGAAGAAACATCACCCGACAAAATCCTTTCAACCCTTGATGATCTAAACGAGGACCGTGAAATTCATGGAATTCTTGTGATGCAGCCACTTCCTGAAGGGTTATCGAGAAATGATATTGCACTGAGAATCGACCCTGAAAAAGATATTGATGGGTTAACCCCGAGTAATCTTGGAAAATTAGTCGAAAATGATCGGACCGGATTATGGCCAAGTACACCTAAAGCAGTGATGGAGCTATTAGATTATTACGATATTGATTTAGTTGGCGCAGATGTGTGCGTCATTGGAAGTAGCCCGGTAGTCGGGAAACCCTTAGCTATCTTATTATTAAACGAAGAAGCAACAGTAGCTAACTGTCATGTCAAAACGAAAAACTTGAAAAACTACACCCAACAAGCGGATATTGTGATATCTGCTACAGGAGTAGCTCATTTGATAACACCTGAGCACATCAAAGAAGGCGCAGTGGTTATTGACGTCGGATATGGACACGTGGATGGAAAACCATGCGGAGATGTTCAGTACGATGAAGTTAAGGATAAAGCAATTGCCATTACGCCTGTTCCAGGTGGTATCGGAACGATCACTACGGCCATTCTCGCTGAACAAGTGGTAAAAGCAGCGTGGTCACTACAAGTAGAACACAAGCATTAA
- a CDS encoding 5-formyltetrahydrofolate cyclo-ligase yields the protein MEKIAIRKQVIETLTSLTSEEKRRIEASFYEALFSSPIWKNAQSIGVTLSNGFEWNTEPIIRQAWLEGKKVGVPKAIHATRELHFYQIEQFNQVKSGYFGIREPIPEQTTQLDSNEIDLMIVPGIVYTETGYRIGFGGGYYDRLLTNYPHSTISLVHFNQLVNEIPIENHDIPVNYMITLKDTPESKNHAIIKSIQE from the coding sequence TTGGAGAAAATAGCCATTCGCAAGCAAGTGATTGAAACATTGACCTCCTTGACGTCAGAAGAAAAAAGAAGAATAGAAGCAAGCTTCTACGAGGCACTTTTTAGTTCGCCGATTTGGAAAAATGCACAAAGTATTGGTGTGACACTTTCAAACGGCTTTGAATGGAACACTGAACCCATTATCAGACAAGCCTGGCTAGAAGGGAAAAAAGTCGGTGTACCAAAGGCCATTCACGCTACACGAGAACTTCACTTCTATCAGATTGAACAGTTCAATCAGGTGAAATCGGGTTACTTTGGAATCCGAGAGCCAATTCCAGAACAGACTACGCAATTAGATTCTAATGAAATTGATCTGATGATTGTTCCGGGAATTGTCTATACGGAAACAGGATATAGAATAGGATTTGGTGGTGGGTACTATGATCGACTGCTAACGAATTATCCTCATTCAACGATATCGCTTGTGCATTTCAATCAACTTGTAAATGAAATCCCAATTGAAAATCATGATATACCTGTAAATTATATGATTACCTTAAAAGACACACCAGAGAGCAAAAATCATGCTATAATAAAATCGATCCAAGAATAA
- a CDS encoding folate family ECF transporter S component: MQNQEKTVYGKNGKQSNWKIGTIGLAIVGVLIAMNLALSRVGITTPVIRITFAFLPIALIGILFGPFVAGISAALADLLAFVLLGGAGTLFPGFTLSALLTGLAYGLFLHKKDIRLRNIIAVEVVIALFIHIVLNTTWVFILTGNPLAVILPPRLIQNAVTLVVRVLAIWFLTNNKQLRNVYRKYSTAKK; encoded by the coding sequence ATGCAAAATCAAGAAAAGACCGTTTATGGTAAGAATGGAAAACAGTCAAATTGGAAAATTGGAACGATAGGACTAGCGATTGTAGGAGTATTGATTGCTATGAACTTGGCACTTAGTCGAGTGGGCATTACTACACCAGTCATTAGAATCACTTTTGCGTTCCTTCCCATTGCGCTTATTGGTATTTTATTTGGTCCTTTTGTGGCTGGGATTTCAGCAGCTCTAGCAGATTTACTAGCCTTTGTGCTCTTAGGAGGAGCGGGTACGTTATTTCCAGGATTTACTTTATCTGCACTGCTAACTGGCCTTGCTTATGGCCTGTTTCTGCATAAAAAAGACATTCGACTACGAAACATCATAGCAGTCGAAGTGGTCATTGCCTTGTTTATACACATTGTGCTCAACACGACATGGGTATTCATCCTAACAGGTAATCCACTGGCAGTTATTCTGCCTCCTCGACTAATTCAAAATGCTGTGACACTTGTTGTCCGAGTGCTAGCGATCTGGTTTTTGACGAACAACAAACAACTGAGAAATGTTTACCGAAAATACTCAACAGCTAAAAAATAG
- a CDS encoding Y-family DNA polymerase: MVQRMDYTHEPRRQILCIDVKSFFASVEAVDRHLHPLEAYIAVVSKPENNGGLVLAASPMVKETYGIKTGSRIYDIPKRSKIQIVEPRMALYLEKNIEILKIFKQFVSTTDLMVYSIDESFLDVTHSRQLFGSAEEIAKKIQYLIWKKMNLVVTVGIGDNPLLAKLALDHEAKNNRQKNFIADWRYELVEDTVWNIHPMTEFWGIGSRTEARLLRMGISSIYELSQFDVHQLKKKIGVIGEQLFYHAHGIDRTQFSETFTPRSTSFSKNQILNRDYTDKHEVEIVIREMTEENAMRLRRHSVTTSVVKLSLGYSKHIEDKGFSHQMIIEATDSSKDLIHSLLLLFERHYTYKPVRVINVSFGKIRPKQALQLNLFEETQQLIDREELDKTIDHIRQKYGYTSLLHASSLVQGGMALQRSKLLGGHRSGIQK, encoded by the coding sequence ATGGTACAGCGAATGGACTACACACATGAGCCCCGGCGACAGATTTTATGCATTGATGTAAAGTCTTTTTTCGCTTCGGTTGAGGCTGTAGACCGCCATCTACATCCACTCGAAGCGTATATTGCTGTGGTCAGCAAGCCAGAAAATAATGGTGGCCTCGTTTTAGCTGCTTCTCCTATGGTAAAAGAAACTTATGGAATCAAAACGGGTTCTCGTATATACGATATCCCTAAACGATCAAAAATCCAGATTGTTGAACCGAGAATGGCTCTCTATCTCGAAAAAAATATTGAGATTCTGAAGATTTTCAAACAGTTTGTTTCCACTACAGATTTGATGGTCTATAGTATCGATGAATCCTTTCTAGATGTTACGCATTCTCGTCAGCTTTTTGGTTCTGCAGAAGAAATCGCTAAGAAGATTCAATACTTAATCTGGAAAAAAATGAATTTAGTTGTCACCGTTGGGATCGGTGATAATCCTCTTTTAGCAAAGCTTGCACTGGATCATGAAGCAAAAAACAATCGACAGAAGAACTTCATAGCTGACTGGCGGTATGAGCTGGTCGAAGATACCGTATGGAATATACATCCTATGACTGAATTCTGGGGGATTGGATCTAGAACCGAGGCGCGTTTATTACGTATGGGTATTTCCTCTATTTATGAACTCTCTCAATTTGATGTGCATCAACTGAAGAAAAAAATTGGTGTGATTGGAGAACAACTTTTCTATCATGCTCATGGAATTGATCGGACACAGTTTTCTGAAACATTCACACCTCGGTCAACTTCTTTCAGTAAAAATCAGATATTAAATCGCGACTATACAGACAAACACGAAGTAGAAATCGTCATCAGAGAAATGACGGAAGAAAATGCCATGCGTCTACGTAGGCATTCTGTCACTACCAGCGTGGTTAAGCTTAGTTTAGGTTATTCAAAACATATCGAAGATAAAGGATTTAGTCATCAGATGATCATTGAAGCAACAGATTCCTCAAAAGATCTAATTCATTCTTTACTTCTGTTATTTGAGCGTCATTATACTTACAAACCGGTACGCGTTATAAACGTCAGTTTCGGTAAAATCAGACCAAAACAGGCTTTACAATTAAACTTATTTGAGGAAACGCAACAATTAATTGACCGGGAGGAATTAGATAAGACGATCGATCATATCCGTCAAAAGTATGGGTACACGTCTCTTCTCCATGCCAGTAGCTTGGTTCAAGGCGGTATGGCGCTACAAAGGTCGAAACTTTTAGGCGGCCACCGTTCCGGTATTCAAAAATAA
- a CDS encoding organic hydroperoxide resistance protein, whose amino-acid sequence MADKPVYTTASVNTGARNGESHTPDRSYEVNVDTPKEMGGSGNGTNPEQLFALGYSACYHAALDHYKKEEKIENKSQVTLTVHLLKDPSDGGFKLSVEIEVGIEDLSDSKVEDLANKAHHYCPYSKATMGNIDVKVSAVPYVEGK is encoded by the coding sequence ATGGCAGACAAACCAGTATACACAACTGCATCAGTAAACACAGGTGCGCGTAATGGAGAAAGTCATACTCCTGATCGTTCATACGAGGTAAACGTAGATACACCGAAAGAAATGGGTGGATCAGGAAACGGTACAAACCCCGAGCAGTTATTCGCTCTGGGATACAGTGCTTGTTACCACGCTGCACTAGACCACTACAAAAAAGAAGAAAAAATTGAGAATAAATCTCAAGTAACCTTAACGGTTCATTTATTGAAAGATCCAAGCGATGGTGGATTTAAGTTAAGCGTAGAAATCGAAGTGGGTATCGAAGACTTAAGCGATTCTAAAGTAGAAGATCTTGCAAATAAAGCACACCACTACTGCCCATACTCGAAAGCAACAATGGGCAACATCGATGTTAAAGTTAGCGCTGTTCCTTATGTAGAAGGAAAATAA
- the yidA gene encoding sugar-phosphatase → MKKDLIAIDMDGTLLNPDRKVTDEVKKAIHEAKSAGIKIVLCTGRPYPGVTAYLEELDLRNSGDYVITYNGALVQKSDTEEIVSQHTMDQQDYITLEKAAREANVHFHAIRNSGIYTPNKDIGKYSVLESHINQVPLFYSAPEDMDTDTPYNKMMMIDDEELLEAAIKQLPKELWEKYTILRSEPFFLEFLNKKANKGIALEDLANSLNIPRERVMSIGDGGNDVHMIEYAGTGVAMGNAKDAVKDVADAFTTSNAENGVAKAIRDFAL, encoded by the coding sequence ATGAAAAAAGATTTAATTGCTATTGATATGGATGGTACTTTGTTAAACCCGGACCGTAAAGTAACAGATGAAGTGAAAAAAGCCATTCATGAAGCGAAATCAGCTGGAATCAAAATTGTTCTATGTACTGGCCGTCCTTATCCTGGTGTAACGGCTTATCTGGAAGAACTGGATCTTAGAAATTCTGGAGATTACGTGATTACTTATAATGGTGCGCTTGTTCAAAAATCCGATACAGAAGAAATTGTTTCTCAACATACGATGGACCAGCAAGATTATATTACATTGGAAAAAGCGGCTAGAGAAGCCAATGTTCACTTCCACGCCATCCGAAATAGTGGAATCTACACACCCAACAAAGATATCGGAAAATATTCTGTATTAGAATCTCATATAAACCAAGTCCCCTTGTTTTATAGCGCCCCTGAAGATATGGATACCGATACACCTTACAATAAGATGATGATGATCGATGATGAAGAATTGCTGGAAGCAGCCATTAAGCAACTTCCTAAAGAACTTTGGGAAAAATATACAATTTTACGTAGTGAACCCTTCTTCTTGGAGTTTTTGAACAAAAAAGCTAATAAAGGGATTGCTTTAGAAGATCTTGCAAATAGCTTGAACATTCCACGTGAGCGCGTTATGTCTATCGGTGATGGCGGAAACGATGTTCATATGATTGAATACGCTGGAACAGGTGTCGCAATGGGTAATGCAAAAGACGCTGTCAAAGACGTAGCTGATGCATTTACAACTTCTAACGCTGAAAATGGTGTGGCTAAAGCCATCCGCGATTTCGCATTATAA